The genomic DNA TCCAGCTGAGAGCTCCTCCCTCTGGTTCACCTGAACCCATGGCCACTCCTTCAGCTCCCCCTGGGGATTGCGGAGGCTGCCCAAGGGGGAAGTAGCAGGACCCAAGGTATTAACCACCGAGGTCGGGCCGAGGACGAGAAGGCGTGAGGAGGCAGAGCTCTGAGCAACGCCCACTCAGGAGCCCTCCGCCAGCCTCCCCCCCTCCACAATGCCACCTGCATCCCCACGGCGGACAGCCCCCAACACATACTCCCTCAGTGGCACGTACTTCGCCCTTACCTGGCAACGGACTCGTTCCAGAAGGAGCCGGTCAGGTTGAGGCGGTCTTCATCCCCAAAGGTGAGGGAGGTCAGGTCCTTCCAGTGGTCCCTATATGCCACCGAGAAGTTTTGGGCCCAGAACAGGATCCGGGGGGCAGTGTCGTTGTAACTCACAGGGGAAAAGATCATAGGCGATGCCGACTGTCTTTGCAGCAGCTGGCGACCCAGACCCCCAGCCACCAAGGCTACATCGCGGGCCACCTGCAGAAAGAGCCCACAAGCCTTCTCAACAGCCCTGGTTCTCTCAGCAGGCCCTGAAACAAGCGGCCTGCCCTTGCGGTCCCGCTGGGCACTCTCTCCACCATCTCAAGTCCCACCAGTCACGCTCATACTCAAAGCTTCCTTTGGGAAGCCTTCCCCTGGTGGCCCCTAAGCCTTTGTGATGTTTCTCGTCTCTGCACCTTAGGAACACTTGGACTTACTGTCCGAATACGCCAGCCAGTAAGGCTGTTGGGGTGAGATGGGCAGCGGCCGCCTGGAAGGAGGAAGCAGGACTTCACGGCTCACCCAACGCCCCCCGCCCCGACATCTGCCCGGAGGAGAAGCCGGCCCCCCTCCAGGCCCCTGGCCACACATCCCGGAGCCCTGGGCAAGGGCACGTACCCTAGGAGGGCGGACTGCCGTGAGGGCCGCCGTGTACGGAACGTCTTCCGACTTGAGCACGCTCAGCACCTGCCCGATGACCTCATCTGAGGAGCaacgggggggggggcagagaagcaagtcacaggcgGCCGCTCGCGGCCACGCTTGCCACTGCCCGTGAGAACCCGCCCGACTGTCACACGGCAGGGGCGAGGCTGGGGCCTTCCATGCACCCTCTCGGAGGCTTCTCTTGACGGTGCTCAGCGGGATCGCTGTGTTGAGCTGGGGAGCGCCGGATGTCTGCCCTGTGCGGTCCCCGTCGCCGGCAACCGGCACGTCCTCTGGTGGGACGCTGAGACCCTCGCAGAGCCGGGTCCCAGCAACCTTCACTGGTGTTCGCTGTCTCCAGCAGCCGCTTCTCATCatcccccccagccccagcctcccccCGGCCACCGTGGCCCCAGTCACTGAATCCCTAATGCCACATCCTAACTCAGTGGAGGgaggaaagacagacagacacagaaaactcCAACTCTACACCCGGAAAGTGTCCAGTGACCTTGCCAGGAGGAATGACTGTCCTTTACAGCCAAAGGAAGACCAGTCCTTGGAACTGTTTTTTGAAACGTTGCTGGTATATTCAAGCCCAAACCCGAGGATTCAGGCCGCCTGAGTGGAAACTGGCTCCAGGCTGCACACGGAAGGCCCCTGGACACCCAACAGCTCTGCCAGGCTGGGCCCAGCCAGAGACGGCCGAGGCCTGGGGACCGGCAGGGCCCTGCTCAGCTGGCCAGTTGCTGCCAAGATGCAGGCGGAGGGGCTGAGCAGCGCGGGCCAGCTCCTTGCGGCCAAGGGTGGGATGAGGACAGAAACCGTGCACCGCCCCGACCCCACTCACCGTTGCCTGTGAGCACTTCCTTCGGTGCCATCAGACCCGAGCTGGGGAAGAGACAGAACGTTAGAGACGCCCAAATCCAAATGGCCTCCGCTGCCCTGGGCCGCCGTCCTTGCCTGGTAGCCCCGCCACCTAGCACACTCGAGCTGCGGGCCCACTCCCGCCACCGGTACCTTTGCTCACCTCACAGCCCCGCCTGGAATCCCCCggccctcctcccccagctctggaGTCCAGCTCAAGTCCCTGCCACCTGCTCCGTGTATGGTCCCCGCTAGGCGGGCCAGCTCCCCGCCAGCAAGGCCCACGTCTGCCTTGTCTCAGGAGGCCCGACGGGCTGAGGTCCTTCCCGCCTCTTCTGGCCACACAGGCACCTTCTGGGAGGGCCTCAAGGTGCTAACGGGAGGGCTGTTCTCCTTGGCTGAGCTGCGCCACCGGGGCCTGGGCCCTGAGGCTAGAGGCCGGGCCGTACCTGGCTGTGTAGGGCAGGCGGATGAGCAGCAGGGCCGGGAGGCTGGCGTTGAGCTTCAGCTCCCGGAGGGTGGCCAAGTCCACGTGCAGGGGGCTGGCCCCGAGCTTCTCCTGCAGGTAAGTGGTCAGAGTGCTGACCGCGTACCAGTCGACGGCAGGAAGCACCAGAGAGGAGGGGGCCAGGTCCAGGGCATTCTGGGGACAGAGCGGCAGGCGAGAGGATGAGTTAGCAAGGGGCCAGTGGACCCGGGCCAGCCTCCCAGACCTCTCTGGAAAGCCACGCCCACACCCACACCGGCTCTCATTCCaggagacaaagaaaacacgCCACACCCCTGGCCCTGACACTAAGGCCTTTCTACCTTCAGCCAGCATCTCTGGCTCCTGAGGGGACAGTTCTTACTGTGCTGGGAGAGGGGGCGCAGGATGGCCTCCAGGGCCTGCAGCTGGGAGAGGACCCTTACCTCCAGGTTAGAGAAGGCACTGTCCTGCTTGTTTCCAAACACGCCACCATACGCTGTGAAGTCCTCGATGCTCAGCTAGTAGGGAAGCAGGGAGATGGCCTCAGAACGCTGGACTagggccagggcagggggcagacACCTTCCCTGTGCGTTTGCAGGGCCAGCAGAATCTCATTTAGAGTCAAATTTGATCTGGTCCGAAGAGTGAGCAACGGTGTAttttaggggtggggtggggcggtggAAGGTTCTGTCTTCTCCAGCACCCTCTTGGCAGGGTGAGGGAACAAGGAAGGTGGTCATGGGGTTGGAAGGAAGTCTGTGGGCAGCTGATTCATGGTAACCTCGGGAGTAAGAGTCAGCCACCCCCCGCGAGCAGACGGGAGGAGCTGcggagggaagagggaagctgtggggaggagctggggggcAGCCAGGAGCACTGGTTGCACACCCCCCAGGGCAGAAGTCAGAGACAAGGAGAGCCTGCGCGCCAGCCGCGTCCGTCCGGTCTGGATGGGACCCTTTGCAAAGGAGGGGGAGAAGTGCCCCTCCCTGCCTGGTTTtggtggaaggggagagagaggtgagGATCTCAGAACATGCTGGAGAAAGCACTGAAGGCTTCTGAGCTCTCTGGGCCACAGTAGCCCCAACCCCATCCCTTTTCCTCTGCAACCTAGAGATGTCCTTCAGCTTCTGCCCCTCCATCCCAACTCCCAGCTTCCTCTGGCTTTTCCCGGTTAGGCCCAGAGGAGATCTTAATCAGCTTCCCTAACCTCCTCCTGTTTGGTATACATACTTGCCCGGCCTCCTCTCCCTTCTGGGCAGGAATGTTGACCCTGTCTGGCCATCTGAGCTCTCATTCTGAAAGCCCAGGAACCACTGCTGTGTCCTCATGGCACTCCCTGCTCGAAATCACCCAAGGCTTCCTGCCACGTTTAGAACTGCAACCAACGTCTTCCCTTGTCTCCCAGTTCCTTGGCTGACCAtcccctgcccctttctctcGCTCACTATACACCAGCCACACCAGCTCTTCCACGGGCTCGCCAGGAGCGCTCCTtgcccagggcctttgcacctgctgttacCTCTGTCAGGAATGCCCTTCCCCTACAGCCACACggctccatccctccctccacttaGGTCTCTGCTCAGATACCACCTCCACAGCGAGCGCTTGCCTGGTCACCCTTACCTTAAACGGCATTGCCAGTCACTCTGTCCCCTTAGTCTGCTTCCTTCTTCTCTAAGGACTACAGAACTGACATTATATCATACACCAACTTAGCATTTACCTGTCACCCTCACGACAATGTCAGCATCTCCAGGGGGGCTTGGGTTATTctgctcactgctgtgtccccaacaCCTAGTACCTGGTACACAGCAGGCAGAGTCCATatttgacaaatgaatgaattgaagGAATGCCATAGGACAGGGTGGGGATGCCAGCTACATGTTTCACACGGACTGTGAGAAATGTTCCTCACAGCCCTCTGATGTCAGtggtgtcttcattttacagatgcggaaaGGGGCACTCGCAGAGTATTTCACACGTCCAAAGGCCAGTAAGTAGTAGAACCAGAACTGAGTTCCAGTCTGACTACATTATTTACCACCTCCTGGAAAGATTACAGGCCAGCACAGCCACCACCACCTGCCCACAGAACGACAGAGCAAGACCAAAAGGGGAATGAGCCATACAGGCCATCAATGAGGAACGGACAAGCAGAAGCTCGATAACCTCCCAAACGACAGTCCTACACTGCCCTAGAACCTTCTTGTGGTCTACGTGCCTGCTTTAGGAGCAGAAAGACCCAGATGGGAGGGTAAACAGTGTGCTGGATATGAGCACAAacctggggtggaggggtgtCCAACAGACTCAGGCTGGAACCAGCTGTGGCTTGCACAAGCCACACAACTTCAGCCAATCCTTCTTTGGCAGTAAAACCGAGATAATGACATCAGCTCAGCATAGTGCGAATGAAGCACTCAGTAAGTGATCATTCTTCGATTCTCTCTCTTACGATGATTACAGTTAGAATCACGACTCTGCCAcccattagctgtgtgaccttgggcaagtcatttgccATCCTTGGGCATCACTCTTCTGATCTGTAAACAGGGTTCATCATCCCCACCATGTAGAGCAGATCAGATCAGGGTCTGGCACTCACTGGGCACCTGGCCTCTGACCCTTTATTTCCCCCAATCAAGCGGGTGCCATTTCAAGGCCCTCACCATTCCCACTGAACGTTCTCCTACATGCCTTCCCAAGGGAGGAACCACACCTCCCTAGAGTTGGGACAAGGTCACTGAAGCTTCCCTTGAGGAATGGGCCTCAGTGtcctggggcggggggggagggggcctGCCTGCCTCCTGATGACCGAGGGAGAGAAGGCTGTGGCAGGCGCACCTTGTCCTGAAGGAAAAGCAGCACGTTGCGGGGGCCCAGCTCCAGGGCGGGGTCTAAGTAGGTAGAGAGCTGCATGTCGCTGGTGATATGGCCCTCGTGGGTGTCGGCCGCAGGAGCCCAGAGGTCTCTGGCAGGGGACAGAAGACGTGCTGTCAAGCGGAGGCTCATGGCTTGAGATCGGAAACCCACGGGCTCCCAGCTTGATGCGTGGGGCCCAGAGCTTAGACCCAGCCCACTCGCTATGGAGCCGCCGAGCAAGGGACAGTCCCCCTCTGGGCCCCGCCGCCCCTCGCCAAGGACAGCCCCGGAGCCGGGCGAGGGCACCTCAGCCGACGCGGCGCGCAGCGCAGCCCGCCCCGGCCCGCCCCGCTCACCGGTCACTCGACCACAGCACCAGCGGCACCTGCTGCTCCGACGCCACCGCCACCGCCGCTGCCGCCACCATCACCAGCGGCAGCCATGGCATCTGCCAGAGCGCCAGGGACCGCCGCATCCCCGCCCGCACTCGAGCCACCGCCGTCGCCGCCATCAAAACCTCTCGGCCTCCACTGCCTGGACCCACCGCGGCCGCCGCAGATCAGGTGACCGTCGCCCCCGCCCGAGCTCCGCCTCGAGCCGCCATTGGCCCGGGCGCAAGACTGCTTTCCAGACCCTCAGGTTATTGGACGAAGTGGATGCCACTCACAGCCGCTCCTTTTCACTGGTTGGCTGTACGTGTCTCCAGGCGCGCAAGCTCCAAGTAGGAAAGGGGGCGGAACCGAGCTCCGCCGGCTCCCACAGCCTCCTGCCCCGCTGCGGACGCCGCGGGTTCCAACCCTGCAGAAGGAGCGGGGCGGAGCGGGCTCCGCTGGTTCCCACACGCACAGCTTCCCCCTTCCCTGTTTTAATCTTCTTAGTGCTTAAAGTAGCAAGAGTGGTTTCTTTTTCCTGCAGATGGACCCTCCTTTATACAGGTAGGGAGAGAAGAGGACGCCCAGGATAGCGTCCAGAGGAACGCCAGCACTTActgtgggcagggaggaggatCCAGAAGAGAGATCGGAGAAGGAGCATCAAAGAGGAGGGGGAAACCCAGGGAAGTTTCAAGCACACCATGGTTAACAACGTCATTCTCGACTGCTGCCAGGAAGCAGGTAGGATGAGGACAGAAAACTTTCTTGTACTTAGCAACACCAGTTTGGTGAGAGCGATGTCAGTGTGAGGAAGTGGAGACACGGTATAGATTGTCCTTTCTCGAAGTTTGCcttaaagagaggaaagagacagaGTGACAGCTAGAGTCAGAAGATGAGAGACACCACCTCAAATAAATTGGGAGACTTTCATCTTTTTCTgtgccattaaaaaaatacatatttagttGCGccaggccttagttgcagcaggcgtgctccttagctgcggcatgtgaactctcagtTGAGGCatagcatgtggaatctagttccctgaccagggatcgaaccccggccccctgcactgggagcatggattcttacccactgcaccacgagggaagtccctttctgtgccatttttcatttctcatattAGTGACCATTGAAATCTAGCGGGTGAGTATATGAGTGTTCACTGTAAGCTTTTTTTGACCTTGGTACATGTACTGGGTTGAAGAGTATCCCCCTAAAAGTCATGTGTATCCAGAACTTGTAAATGTcactttatttggaaacaggatctttgcagatgtgatcaaaaTAAGGTCAtgctggattagggtgggccctaaatccagtgactagtgtccttataagaagagagaaatttagacacagacacacagggaagaaggccaaTTGAtgatggagacagagttttgcaGCTGCCAACTGAGGCActcctggagccaccagaagctggaagaggcaaggaaagattcttccctagagctttcagagggagcacagccctgttgactttggacttctagcttccagaactgggagagaataaatttccGTTGGTTTAAGCCTAccagtttgtggtaatctgttatggcagccctgggaaactaacacgctatatgtttgatatttttcataataaaacatatagggaaggacttccctggtggtgcagtggttaagaatctgtctgccaatgtaggggacatgggttcgtgcctggtccgggaagatcctacatgctgccgaacaactaagcccgtgcgccacaactactgagcctgcgctctagagcccacaagccacaactaccgagcccacgtgctacagttactgaagcccacacacctagagcccgtgctccgcaacaagagaagccactgcaatgagaagcccgcgcaccacaacgaagagtagcccccgctcgccacaactagagaaagcccacgcgtagcaacaaagacccaacgcagccaaagataaataaataaataaataaatttaaatatatatatatagagagagagagagagagaggaaagtttGATCAGGCCCATTGCTGGCAAGGATGTCAGGAAATAGAGTCTCACCTACACAGTGGTGAGAGTATCGATTGGTAGAACTTTTTGGGAGGCTAATTTGGCAGCGTCTAACAAACTAAAACGTGTCTGACCTTTAACCAAGCAGTTTCCCTCTTAGGATCCATTCAACAGAAGTACTCAGCCAAGCACAAGATGCACATACAAAGAGATCCACTGCAGCGCCGTTTGTAGTTGCAAAGATGTGGGCACTTGTGACTAGACGGTGGGACACTGTGCCCCGccactgctgctgccgcccctgCCCCTCAAACACCATCTCCCTGGCAGGATTCAATCTGCGTGCACACGAGAAGGGGGACGATGCTGGGAGCCGCTGCACCGTGTACACAATGACTCCCACCCAGCCCCATGGAGCTGACAGACCATCGGTCACCTGCACTTGTCTGAGAAACTGCTTATGAGATTGTAGTCATGGTTGTCACACATGTGGCTCTGACTAAGACAGTGGCAGTTGAGCTGAAGACAGGAGGTGGGCTTGGCATGGTCAGGGAGGACAGTGGCTGAAGGTGGCTCTTGGATGTCTCCGAGTTGGGGACTGGGAGATGAGATCAGTTGGGGACAGTTAAGTCTGGGTTGTTTGTGGGGCCCCCAACTGGCCATGTCCGGGCCAGCTGAGGGGAGAGGTTTGTGCTGGAGCCTTCTGTGTCCCCAAAACCCCGGGAGAGGTTGGAAGTTCTAGTGCCACGATCTGATTTGTATTTGAAAAGGCGGATCTGGCTGTGGGAGCAGAGCGGATGATAGGGATGGGAGTACCAGCAGAAGCCAGGAGGAGGCTGTTGCCATCATCTGGGAGAAGGATGATGGGGGCCTGGCCCGGGTAAtggaggggcagagagggaaggCAAAAGAGACTGCAGAGGTCACTGCCTCAGTGTTGGTGCAGGACCGAGGTTCGACCAGGTGGCATGATGGTGGGGCAAGGGCCCCAGGAGCATCTGAAGTGAGAGGTCGAAGCCAGGGCAGCCAGCGGGGGGTGGGGAAACCAGAGCCCCTCATGCTCAAGCCCTCCCCTGGCCTTGCTCTTGCTGTCACTCGCTGCCCTGGGGGTCAGTTGCATCCCCTCGGTCTGTCATTCCGTCACTCACCAAAGTCCTAGAAATCTTTCTC from Lagenorhynchus albirostris chromosome X, mLagAlb1.1, whole genome shotgun sequence includes the following:
- the ATP6AP1 gene encoding V-type proton ATPase subunit S1, encoding MAATAVARVRAGMRRSLALWQMPWLPLVMVAAAAVAVASEQQVPLVLWSSDRDLWAPAADTHEGHITSDMQLSTYLDPALELGPRNVLLFLQDKLSIEDFTAYGGVFGNKQDSAFSNLENALDLAPSSLVLPAVDWYAVSTLTTYLQEKLGASPLHVDLATLRELKLNASLPALLLIRLPYTASSGLMAPKEVLTGNDEVIGQVLSVLKSEDVPYTAALTAVRPPRVARDVALVAGGLGRQLLQRQSASPMIFSPVSYNDTAPRILFWAQNFSVAYRDHWKDLTSLTFGDEDRLNLTGSFWNESVARLVLTYEQLFGTTVTFRFILANRFYPVSARHWFTLERLEIHSNGSVAYFNASQVTGPSIYSFHCEYVSSLNKNGNLLVPGTQPSLWQMTFQDFQIQAFNVTGEQFSYASDCAGFFSPGIWMGLLTSLFMLFIFTYGLHMILSLKTMDRFDDHKGPAIALTQIV